One Methylophilus sp. TWE2 DNA segment encodes these proteins:
- the moxJ gene encoding methanol oxidation system protein MoxJ, translating to MFPDVKKVRAGWVSTCLTLAFSLLALPAMAANALNICAGKAELPFSNDKQEGFENKIASVIGKALNMPVNYFWWTNPLTLQKDMEAGKCDVLIGTDPNDPRVLTTKPYYRSAYVFITRKDREIDVTSWDHPYLKEKNFRIGVMPDSPGKNMLLQINRFDDMFDYFTEIQNFQSTRNRYIHVEPSRLVNDVANMHLHMAMLWAPEAARYVRASEVPLNMVIVEDTAKKTNGEKIPMHYNVVMGVNKQRPELVDALNRVIDAHGAEITAILKDEGIPLLSLH from the coding sequence ATGTTTCCTGATGTAAAAAAAGTCCGTGCTGGCTGGGTAAGTACCTGCCTCACGCTGGCATTCAGCCTTTTGGCATTGCCTGCCATGGCTGCAAATGCACTCAATATCTGTGCTGGCAAGGCCGAGTTACCTTTTTCAAATGACAAGCAAGAAGGCTTTGAAAACAAGATTGCAAGCGTGATTGGCAAAGCGTTAAATATGCCAGTCAACTACTTTTGGTGGACCAATCCACTCACCCTGCAAAAAGACATGGAAGCAGGTAAGTGTGATGTGTTGATAGGCACTGACCCGAATGACCCGCGTGTGCTGACTACCAAGCCTTATTACCGGTCAGCCTATGTGTTTATTACGCGCAAAGACCGCGAAATTGATGTGACCTCCTGGGATCATCCCTACCTTAAAGAGAAGAATTTCCGTATTGGGGTGATGCCGGATAGTCCTGGCAAAAACATGTTGCTGCAAATTAATCGTTTTGACGATATGTTTGACTACTTTACTGAAATCCAGAATTTTCAGTCCACCCGCAACCGTTACATTCACGTCGAGCCTTCCCGGTTGGTGAATGATGTGGCCAATATGCATTTGCATATGGCGATGTTGTGGGCGCCAGAAGCTGCACGTTATGTGCGTGCCTCCGAAGTGCCGTTGAATATGGTGATCGTCGAAGATACCGCCAAAAAAACCAACGGTGAAAAAATCCCCATGCACTACAACGTCGTCATGGGCGTCAACAAGCAGCGCCCCGAGCTGGTGGATGCTTTGAATCGTGTCATTGATGCGCATGGCGCAGAGATCACTGCCATCCTCAAGGATGAAGGTATTCCTCTGTTAAGCCTGCATTAA
- a CDS encoding histidine kinase yields the protein MHSYNRSIPVITDIHKLGKLSRSSRDTLIVIAGVALTFVLSSQFDLAERVTAWLLTYEYAQLDEIPLTLFVFVLLSVWFSQRRMREIHAEIQRRKQTEMQLRNSQQLYITLFDGDLTGNVVLDVEGNIGMHNRAFDRICRPLSTHRNASRLFSFHWPEFVLQLQHHKEINFNKLQIRRPDGLPCYVGARFIYVPAEDIHDDAQIHGYLVDMTEQCLVEQDLERTLKENRVLARHAMQVQEQERKYIASEIHDETGQYLTAIRMDALALQKSSPEQANVIAVRIASNTQHVQQSIRRLIKHLRPPALDSLGLIGAVERLVNDWKKLNTRIECHLALDIGEQALNEDINIVAFRVVQEALTNISRHAQASEVWIDIKVMMRQDKPTLQIEIRDNGKGMDTTQATEGVGLVGMRERIESLQGSFKLMSGLQAGTMITGLIPLPGLQHALPPETSTSNSGVNDYATP from the coding sequence ATGCATTCTTATAACCGGTCTATCCCTGTGATTACTGACATTCATAAGCTGGGCAAATTAAGCCGCTCCAGTCGCGACACGCTCATCGTGATCGCAGGCGTGGCACTGACTTTTGTCTTGTCATCACAATTTGACTTGGCCGAACGCGTCACTGCCTGGCTGCTGACCTATGAATATGCCCAGCTGGATGAAATCCCGCTCACCCTGTTTGTGTTTGTGTTGCTGAGTGTGTGGTTCAGCCAGCGACGCATGCGCGAGATCCATGCAGAAATTCAGCGCCGCAAACAAACTGAAATGCAGTTACGCAACAGCCAGCAACTCTATATCACGCTGTTTGATGGCGACCTGACCGGCAATGTGGTGCTGGATGTTGAAGGCAATATTGGCATGCACAATCGTGCTTTTGACCGTATCTGCCGTCCCCTTAGCACCCACCGCAACGCCAGCCGTCTGTTTTCTTTTCATTGGCCGGAGTTTGTGCTGCAGTTGCAGCACCACAAGGAAATCAACTTCAATAAACTGCAGATCCGTCGGCCGGATGGATTGCCTTGCTATGTCGGTGCGCGCTTTATTTACGTCCCGGCTGAGGATATTCATGATGACGCCCAGATTCATGGTTACCTGGTCGATATGACCGAGCAATGCCTGGTAGAGCAAGATCTTGAGCGCACTCTGAAAGAAAACCGGGTATTGGCGCGCCATGCCATGCAGGTGCAGGAACAAGAGCGCAAATATATTGCCAGCGAGATTCACGATGAAACCGGGCAATACCTGACCGCCATCCGCATGGATGCCCTGGCCTTGCAGAAAAGCTCACCGGAACAGGCCAATGTGATTGCCGTCCGCATTGCCTCCAACACGCAACATGTGCAGCAGTCCATCCGCAGGCTGATCAAACATTTGCGGCCACCCGCGCTGGATTCGCTTGGCCTGATTGGCGCCGTAGAACGACTGGTCAACGACTGGAAAAAGCTGAATACGCGGATTGAGTGTCACCTTGCGCTGGATATAGGCGAACAGGCACTCAATGAAGACATCAATATCGTGGCGTTCCGCGTCGTACAGGAAGCACTCACCAACATCTCACGTCACGCGCAAGCCAGTGAAGTCTGGATAGACATCAAGGTGATGATGCGCCAGGACAAGCCCACGCTGCAAATTGAAATCCGTGACAACGGCAAAGGCATGGATACGACACAAGCCACAGAAGGCGTTGGCCTGGTTGGCATGCGGGAACGTATCGAGTCGCTGCAAGGCAGTTTCAAGCTCATGAGTGGCTTGCAGGCGGGCACCATGATTACCGGACTGATTCCTTTACCGGGGCTGCAGCATGCCCTGCCCCCGGAAACTTCCACTTCAAACTCAGGAGTAAACGATTATGCAACACCGTAA
- a CDS encoding methanol/ethanol family PQQ-dependent dehydrogenase: MKLKSSRAVVGALVGGLFASFSGLAMADADLDKAVNTPGAWPIATGGYYSQHSSPLAQINKSNVKNVKAAWSFSTGVLNGHEGAPLVIGDMMYIHSAFPNNTYALNLNDPGKIVWQHKPKQDASTKAVMCCDVVDRGLAYGAGQIVKKQANGHLLALDAKTGKINWEVEVCDPKVGQTLTQAPFVAKDTVLMGCSGAELGVRGAVNAFDLKTGELKWRAFATGSDESIRLAKDFNKDNPHYGQFGLGLKTWEGDAWKIGGGTNWGWYAYDPKLNLFYYGSGNPAPWNETMRPGDNKWTMTIWGRDLDTGMAKWGYQKTPHDEWDFAGVNQMVLTDQPVNGKMTPLLSHIDRNGILYTLNRENGNLIVAEKVDPAVNVFKKVDLKSGTPVRDPEFATRMDHKGTNICPSAMGFHNQGVDSYDPESRTLYAGLNHICMDWEPFMLPYRAGQFFVGATLAMYPGPNGPTKKEMGQIRAFDLTTGKAKWTKWEKFAAWGGTLYTKGGLVWYATLDGYLKALDNKDGKELWNFKMPSGGIGSPMTYSFKGKQYIGSMYGVGGWPGVGLVFDLTDPSAGLGAVGAFKELQNHTQMGGGLMVFSL; the protein is encoded by the coding sequence ATGAAACTGAAATCATCCCGTGCCGTTGTTGGCGCTTTGGTTGGGGGCTTGTTTGCAAGCTTTTCCGGCCTGGCCATGGCAGATGCAGACCTGGACAAGGCGGTGAACACGCCTGGTGCCTGGCCAATCGCAACTGGTGGCTATTACAGCCAGCACAGCAGCCCATTGGCGCAAATCAACAAATCCAATGTTAAAAACGTGAAAGCTGCGTGGTCATTTTCCACTGGTGTCTTGAATGGTCACGAAGGTGCACCATTGGTCATCGGCGATATGATGTACATTCACTCCGCTTTTCCAAACAATACATATGCCCTGAACCTGAACGATCCAGGCAAAATTGTTTGGCAACACAAACCCAAGCAAGACGCTTCCACCAAGGCTGTGATGTGCTGTGACGTGGTAGACCGTGGTCTGGCTTATGGTGCTGGTCAAATTGTTAAAAAACAGGCAAACGGCCATTTGCTGGCTTTGGATGCTAAAACCGGTAAGATCAATTGGGAAGTCGAAGTTTGTGATCCTAAAGTTGGTCAAACACTGACACAGGCGCCATTCGTCGCCAAAGACACTGTGTTGATGGGTTGCTCGGGTGCTGAGCTGGGTGTGCGCGGTGCGGTAAACGCGTTTGACCTGAAAACAGGTGAGCTGAAATGGCGTGCATTTGCAACCGGTTCTGACGAGTCTATCCGCCTGGCTAAAGACTTCAACAAAGACAATCCACACTACGGTCAATTCGGTCTGGGCCTGAAAACCTGGGAAGGCGATGCCTGGAAAATCGGTGGCGGTACAAACTGGGGTTGGTATGCTTACGATCCTAAATTGAACCTGTTCTACTACGGTTCAGGCAACCCTGCACCATGGAACGAAACCATGCGTCCTGGCGACAACAAGTGGACCATGACTATCTGGGGTCGTGACCTGGACACGGGTATGGCGAAATGGGGCTACCAAAAGACGCCACATGATGAGTGGGACTTTGCTGGTGTGAACCAGATGGTGCTGACTGATCAACCAGTCAACGGCAAAATGACGCCGCTGCTGAGCCACATTGACCGTAACGGTATCTTGTACACACTGAACCGTGAAAACGGCAACCTGATCGTTGCTGAAAAAGTGGACCCGGCTGTGAACGTGTTCAAAAAGGTTGATCTGAAATCAGGTACGCCAGTACGTGATCCAGAGTTCGCAACCCGTATGGACCACAAAGGTACCAATATTTGTCCATCTGCGATGGGCTTCCACAACCAGGGTGTTGATTCTTACGATCCTGAAAGCCGTACCTTGTACGCAGGCCTGAACCACATTTGTATGGACTGGGAGCCGTTCATGCTGCCATACCGTGCCGGTCAGTTCTTCGTTGGTGCGACCTTGGCGATGTACCCTGGCCCTAACGGCCCAACCAAGAAAGAAATGGGTCAGATCCGCGCATTTGACTTGACCACTGGTAAAGCTAAATGGACCAAGTGGGAGAAATTTGCAGCTTGGGGCGGTACTTTGTACACCAAAGGCGGCCTGGTTTGGTACGCAACGCTGGACGGTTACCTGAAAGCCTTGGATAACAAAGACGGTAAAGAGCTGTGGAACTTCAAGATGCCATCCGGTGGTATCGGTTCTCCAATGACTTACTCCTTCAAGGGTAAACAGTATATCGGCAGCATGTACGGTGTTGGTGGCTGGCCAGGTGTTGGTCTGGTGTTTGACCTGACAGACCCAAGTGCTGGTTTGGGTGCGGTTGGTGCGTTCAAAGAACTGCAAAACCACACACAAATGGGCGGTGGCCTGATGGTGTTCAGCCTGTAA